From Bacillus sp. Bos-x628, the proteins below share one genomic window:
- a CDS encoding MATE family efflux transporter encodes MNRAFLYNLSANFTTFVLMMIMSVCLTPYIVHTLGVEAFGLILLTQNMMNYLSVITASLSAVVVRFFSVAAHKGEMEKAQSCLASYFVSSVLLSIILFIPCLLLSKHLIKWLHVPLPLAHDTQIAFILGGLLFMLNFVMSGIGAAPFYANKLYVSSAGQTVQMFCRALSIVLLFTFTTPNIWHIPFAAIIGSLAAMGFGIYYFKKLIPWFSFKWRYVSLSSCLALVRSGVWHSFEQMGILLFLQIDLLMSNLLIGAEATGQYAAILQFPLLLRTLAGTLAVVFAPTITKFYSNQDEEGLIQYAANAIKWSGLFVAFPAALLGGLAGPLMFLWLGPVFEELKWLLMIHAAYLCMTLMFLPLTYVPAAFNRFKIPAVVTLILGAANVLLAYGLTQMFQLGLYGIASAGALVLMIKNIVFLPLYTSKITKQKCWIFYKHTIVPFSGVLFIWSICVGIQMIYQVTSWWELFCIGGICFILYMGYLYQFAGTKQERVHLVCKVKQAVADRVVSR; translated from the coding sequence ATGAACCGTGCGTTTCTTTACAACCTAAGCGCCAACTTCACCACGTTTGTCCTGATGATGATCATGTCGGTTTGCTTGACCCCTTATATTGTTCATACTCTTGGAGTAGAAGCTTTTGGTTTGATCCTTCTCACGCAAAACATGATGAACTATTTATCGGTCATTACCGCTTCATTGAGTGCCGTCGTCGTTCGTTTTTTCTCTGTTGCTGCACATAAAGGGGAGATGGAGAAGGCACAGAGCTGTCTCGCTTCTTATTTCGTCAGCTCTGTATTGTTATCAATTATTTTATTCATACCTTGTCTTTTATTGTCTAAGCATCTGATTAAATGGCTCCATGTTCCCCTTCCTCTCGCACATGATACTCAGATCGCCTTTATCTTAGGGGGTCTTTTATTTATGCTCAATTTCGTCATGTCAGGCATTGGGGCTGCGCCATTTTATGCCAATAAGCTATATGTATCAAGTGCTGGACAGACCGTTCAGATGTTTTGCAGGGCGCTGAGCATTGTCCTTTTGTTTACTTTCACAACGCCAAACATTTGGCATATTCCTTTCGCTGCCATCATTGGGAGTTTAGCGGCTATGGGTTTTGGCATCTATTATTTTAAGAAACTCATTCCTTGGTTTTCATTTAAATGGCGATATGTCTCTCTTTCTTCTTGTCTCGCCCTTGTCAGGTCAGGGGTATGGCATTCATTTGAGCAAATGGGGATTTTGTTGTTTTTGCAAATTGATTTATTGATGTCCAACTTGCTGATTGGTGCTGAAGCGACCGGACAGTATGCTGCCATTTTACAATTCCCGTTATTATTGCGAACGCTGGCAGGTACACTAGCTGTCGTCTTTGCACCGACTATTACAAAATTTTACTCGAATCAGGATGAAGAGGGACTCATTCAATATGCCGCAAACGCCATCAAATGGAGCGGTTTATTTGTTGCTTTCCCAGCAGCACTTCTAGGAGGACTGGCTGGTCCACTGATGTTTCTCTGGCTTGGGCCGGTCTTTGAGGAACTAAAGTGGTTGCTGATGATTCATGCTGCTTATTTATGTATGACGCTCATGTTTTTGCCACTGACATACGTGCCGGCTGCTTTTAACCGCTTTAAAATTCCAGCCGTTGTCACGCTTATATTAGGGGCTGCCAATGTTCTGCTCGCTTATGGACTCACTCAGATGTTCCAGCTCGGCTTATATGGCATTGCATCAGCGGGTGCACTTGTCTTAATGATCAAAAATATCGTGTTTCTACCGCTTTATACATCAAAGATAACGAAACAGAAATGCTGGATTTTTTACAAGCATACAATTGTCCCGTTTAGTGGCGTTTTGTTTATATGGAGCATATGTGTTGGTATTCAAATGATCTATCAAGTGACCTCGTGGTGGGAGCTGTTTTGCATTGGGGGAATCTGTTTCATTCTCTACATGGGCTACTTGTATCAATTTGCAGGAACAAAACAAGAGCGGGTGCATCTAGTGTGTAAAGTCAAACAAGCAGTCGCTGATCGAGTTGTCTCCCGCTAG
- a CDS encoding sugar transferase: MKRMIDVVVALILLIAGSFLFLLIYGLIRWRIGAPVIFRQERPGLYERPFMLYKFRTMTDDRDEYGELLADHLRLTKTGALIRKLSLDELPQLINVLKGDISLVGPRPLLMEYLPMYTEEQARRHLVMPGMTGWAQVNGRNHISWEEKFAYDIWYVEHQSFWLDLKILWMTMLKVIKTEGVQQPHHATAKKFKGTDT; encoded by the coding sequence ATGAAAAGAATGATCGATGTTGTTGTGGCGCTTATCCTGCTCATAGCAGGCAGCTTTCTTTTTCTTCTTATCTATGGACTCATCAGGTGGAGAATTGGCGCCCCTGTGATTTTTCGCCAAGAAAGACCTGGTCTATATGAGCGGCCGTTTATGCTGTATAAATTCCGTACAATGACAGATGACCGGGATGAATACGGAGAACTGCTTGCAGATCACCTTCGATTAACGAAAACAGGGGCACTTATTCGAAAGCTCAGTCTTGATGAACTACCTCAGCTAATCAATGTGCTCAAAGGGGATATCAGCCTTGTGGGACCAAGGCCACTTTTGATGGAGTATCTGCCGATGTATACAGAGGAGCAAGCAAGACGGCATCTTGTTATGCCAGGTATGACAGGATGGGCACAGGTGAACGGGAGAAATCACATCTCTTGGGAGGAGAAATTTGCATATGACATCTGGTACGTCGAACATCAATCCTTTTGGCTGGATTTGAAAATATTATGGATGACCATGCTGAAAGTCATCAAAACAGAGGGGGTGCAGCAGCCTCATCATGCAACAGCTAAAAAATTTAAAGGCACAGACACATAA
- a CDS encoding acetyltransferase: MQQLKNLKAQTHNPQKIVLIGAGGHSKVIQDLILSHFDHTLVAILDDQYEGTITRNDILYGPISISQQLREDIPEAKWLIAIGQNETRQQIAERLTLERKNYATLIHPAATISPSAMIERGTVIMAQAVVQADAKVGEHAIINTGAVVEHDCSLSSFVHLSPGAILTGHVSVCEGAHIGAGAVVIPGKSIGSWSVIGAGAAVTSDIQDDMTAVGVPAIVIKNRWKGEIS, encoded by the coding sequence ATGCAACAGCTAAAAAATTTAAAGGCACAGACACATAATCCACAAAAGATCGTTTTAATTGGTGCTGGCGGGCATAGCAAAGTCATTCAGGATCTCATTTTATCACACTTTGACCACACATTGGTTGCCATATTAGATGATCAATATGAAGGTACTATTACAAGGAATGACATCCTCTATGGACCAATTTCAATCAGTCAGCAACTGAGAGAGGATATCCCTGAAGCCAAATGGCTAATTGCCATTGGGCAGAATGAGACGAGACAGCAGATAGCTGAACGTCTCACACTTGAAAGAAAGAATTATGCAACGCTTATTCATCCGGCGGCGACCATTAGTCCATCAGCCATGATTGAACGAGGAACGGTCATTATGGCACAGGCTGTTGTTCAAGCAGATGCGAAGGTTGGTGAACACGCCATTATCAACACGGGGGCTGTCGTGGAGCATGACTGCTCGCTCTCATCGTTTGTTCACCTTTCACCTGGAGCCATACTAACCGGCCATGTTTCGGTATGCGAGGGAGCCCATATCGGTGCAGGTGCTGTTGTGATACCTGGAAAATCAATTGGAAGTTGGAGTGTCATTGGAGCAGGAGCGGCAGTGACCAGCGATATACAGGATGATATGACCGCAGTAGGAGTTCCAGCTATTGTGATA